The following proteins come from a genomic window of Streptomyces sp. NBC_01716:
- a CDS encoding SDR family oxidoreductase has translation MSTNTKPLAGRVAVVTGGSSGIGAATAEQLAELGASVAVLARRADRLDDLVARIGKNGGTAIAVAADVSDPDAVQAAADRVEAELGGADLLFNNAGVMLPAPIEERTTELWQRQIDVNVSGLMYVIGAFVPQLVRAAGERGVADLINTSSIGAQNIYTNFAVYAGTKAYVTHMSRNLRVELGPKKVRVSTLEPGLVTTELQTHVTDGGALEWLDGVRDSLEWLTPEDVAGAVGYLAGLPARVNFQQLTLMPTGQLS, from the coding sequence ATGTCCACGAACACCAAGCCACTCGCCGGGCGCGTCGCCGTCGTCACCGGCGGTTCCAGCGGCATCGGCGCCGCGACCGCCGAGCAACTGGCCGAGCTGGGCGCCTCCGTCGCCGTCCTCGCCCGGCGGGCGGACCGGCTGGACGACCTGGTCGCCCGGATCGGGAAGAACGGCGGCACCGCGATCGCCGTCGCCGCCGACGTGAGCGACCCCGACGCCGTACAGGCCGCCGCCGACCGTGTCGAGGCCGAACTGGGCGGCGCGGACCTGCTGTTCAACAACGCCGGGGTCATGCTGCCCGCGCCGATCGAGGAGCGGACCACGGAGCTGTGGCAGCGGCAGATCGACGTGAACGTCAGCGGACTGATGTACGTCATCGGGGCGTTCGTACCGCAGCTGGTGCGGGCCGCCGGGGAGCGGGGTGTCGCCGACCTGATCAACACGTCGTCGATCGGCGCGCAGAACATCTACACCAACTTCGCCGTCTACGCGGGCACCAAGGCGTACGTCACCCACATGTCCCGCAATCTGCGGGTGGAGCTGGGGCCGAAGAAGGTGCGCGTCTCGACGCTGGAGCCGGGTCTTGTCACCACCGAGCTCCAGACCCACGTCACCGACGGCGGCGCGCTGGAGTGGCTGGACGGGGTCCGGGACTCGCTGGAGTGGCTGACGCCGGAGGACGTGGCCGGGGCGGTCGGGTATCTGGCGGGGCTGCCGGCGCGCGTGAACTTCCAGCAGCTGACGCTGATGCCGACGGGGCAGCTGAGCTGA
- a CDS encoding helix-turn-helix transcriptional regulator: MDRSASTTGNTRTTRGTELADFLRSRRARITPDEAGLPTDGRTRRVPGLRRDETARLAGVSTEYYTRLEQGRATNPSPEVVDALARALRLDTDEQQHLTDLVTRPAPARHTPVAPQRVRPGLRLMLQTLDHVPAFVLGRRTDILASNRLARAVLTDFDALPATRRNMARYYLLDPEARDRVGNWDQMAAETVAMLRLEAGRFPNDRQLADLVGELTLRCPEFTGWWNDHRVLRRTHGTKHYRHPLVGDLHFGYEALQPPGDTDQTLCVYNVEPGSPSADALRLLDSWTAPQHTGPAPDPAS, from the coding sequence ATGGACCGAAGTGCGAGCACCACCGGTAATACGCGCACCACCCGCGGCACCGAGCTGGCCGACTTCCTCCGCTCACGCCGCGCCCGCATCACCCCCGACGAGGCCGGCCTCCCCACCGACGGGCGTACGCGCCGAGTGCCCGGCCTGCGCCGCGACGAGACCGCCCGCCTCGCCGGGGTCAGCACGGAGTACTACACCCGCCTCGAACAGGGCCGGGCCACCAACCCCTCCCCCGAGGTCGTCGACGCGCTGGCCCGCGCCCTGCGCCTGGACACCGACGAGCAGCAGCACCTCACCGACCTCGTCACGCGCCCCGCTCCCGCCCGCCACACACCCGTGGCCCCGCAGCGTGTCCGCCCCGGCCTGCGTCTGATGCTCCAGACACTCGACCACGTACCGGCCTTCGTCCTCGGCCGCCGTACCGACATCCTGGCCTCCAACCGGCTGGCCCGCGCGGTCCTCACCGACTTCGACGCCCTGCCCGCGACCCGCCGCAACATGGCCCGCTACTACCTCCTGGACCCGGAGGCGCGCGACCGCGTCGGCAACTGGGACCAGATGGCCGCCGAGACGGTGGCCATGCTCCGCCTGGAGGCGGGCCGCTTCCCCAACGACCGCCAGCTCGCCGACCTCGTGGGCGAACTGACGCTGCGCTGCCCGGAGTTCACCGGCTGGTGGAACGACCACCGGGTCCTGCGCCGTACGCACGGGACCAAGCACTACCGCCACCCCCTGGTCGGCGATCTGCACTTCGGTTACGAGGCCCTCCAGCCGCCCGGCGACACCGACCAGACCCTGTGCGTCTACAACGTCGAGCCCGGCTCCCCCTCCGCCGACGCGCTGCGCCTCCTCGACAGCTGGACGGCACCCCAGCACACCGGCCCGGCCCCGGACCCCGCCTCCTGA
- a CDS encoding RCC1 domain-containing protein yields MRPSRALLTAALTAGLALTPLAAVAAAPVQEDPSVLSWGAGRTGQLGNGATRDSSTPVPVTSLVRGDVDKISAGGTSSSDSFAVALIDETVKSWGHNSSGQLGNGKRTNRSVPTAVSRLTNVKDVAAGGEHALALDANGRVYAWGDNNYGQLGNSRTGDMRSVPSAIKGMPKVKQVSAGCDFSMALTEKGDVYAWGRGVYGQLGSGSRATSSVPRQIEGLENVSEIDAGCHHALALTADKTVKAWGKNTSGQLGDSSTRSSTTPVDVDWIEEVSDIEAGANHNYAITEDGRVWGWGNNQNNQLLEADPATAKNSRQFTNRTAPIGIPRLEGAEQVAAGAQHGIAVFGEDIFAWGHNTEGQVGNSTTSNMTNMESVSTVNTLNASPTVQHVAASLGGNTSYAY; encoded by the coding sequence ATGCGCCCTAGTCGCGCACTCCTGACCGCCGCCCTCACCGCCGGTCTCGCACTCACCCCCCTGGCCGCTGTCGCCGCCGCGCCCGTCCAGGAGGACCCGTCCGTTCTGAGCTGGGGCGCCGGCCGTACCGGCCAGCTCGGCAACGGTGCCACGAGGGACAGCTCCACCCCGGTGCCCGTCACCTCGCTCGTCCGCGGCGACGTCGACAAGATCTCGGCCGGCGGCACCTCGTCGTCCGACTCCTTCGCGGTCGCCCTCATCGACGAGACCGTCAAGTCCTGGGGCCACAACAGCTCCGGCCAGCTCGGCAACGGCAAGCGCACCAACCGCAGCGTCCCCACCGCCGTGTCGCGCCTGACGAACGTCAAGGACGTCGCCGCGGGCGGCGAGCACGCCCTGGCGCTGGACGCCAACGGCCGCGTGTACGCGTGGGGTGACAACAACTACGGCCAGCTCGGCAACAGCCGCACGGGCGACATGCGCTCCGTCCCCAGCGCGATCAAGGGCATGCCCAAGGTCAAGCAGGTCTCCGCGGGCTGTGACTTCAGCATGGCGCTGACGGAGAAGGGCGACGTGTACGCCTGGGGCCGCGGCGTCTACGGCCAGCTCGGCAGCGGCAGCCGCGCCACCAGCTCCGTACCCCGTCAGATCGAGGGCCTGGAGAACGTCTCCGAGATCGACGCCGGCTGTCACCACGCGCTCGCGCTGACCGCCGACAAGACGGTCAAGGCGTGGGGCAAGAACACGTCCGGCCAGCTCGGTGACTCCTCCACCCGGAGCAGCACCACGCCGGTCGACGTCGACTGGATCGAGGAAGTCAGCGACATCGAGGCCGGCGCCAACCACAACTACGCCATCACCGAGGACGGCCGCGTCTGGGGCTGGGGCAACAACCAGAACAACCAGCTCCTGGAGGCCGACCCGGCCACCGCCAAGAACAGCCGCCAGTTCACCAACCGCACCGCCCCCATCGGCATCCCGCGCCTCGAAGGCGCCGAGCAGGTCGCGGCCGGCGCCCAGCACGGCATCGCCGTCTTCGGCGAGGACATCTTCGCCTGGGGCCACAACACCGAAGGCCAGGTCGGCAACAGCACCACGTCGAACATGACGAACATGGAGTCGGTCAGCACCGTCAACACCCTCAACGCCAGCCCGACCGTGCAGCACGTGGCCGCCTCCCTCGGCGGAAACACGAGCTACGCCTACTGA
- a CDS encoding ADP-ribosyltransferase gives MSDSQGLMFRAGIPTQRWELPRSLAATRVLLYLMFALTLLGGIGVLNSLLELGSHITPALTLAALYAMAPGVGAVILARRLWTGGKVVWMALIALQAWLLVGSVVNLYAGSARGVTQLLLPGALLALVSVGASRTWFELPAEQRAVRPRWSRERLRGAVPSIPHMIGWRRNRGQSTVEYAGMVGVVALIIGALLLTGVGPQIANGLQTAVCNILGGDCESDSVAGGGGESGGGSNGGGSEGGGDNGGSGSDGGGSDGGSDGGGSDGGSDGGGDNGGSDGGGSDGGSDNGGGSDGGGDNGGSDGGGSDGGGDNGGGSNGGGSDGGGSDGGGSDGGSDGGGSDGGGSDGGGSDGGGDNGGSDGGGSDGGGSNGGGSSGGGSDGGGDNGGSDGGSSSGGGSDGGGDNGGSDSGGSDGGSDSGGGSDGGGSDGGGDNGGSDGGGSDGGGSSGGGSNGGGSSGGGSNGGGSNGGGSSGGGSNGGSDSGGSDSGGSDSGGSDGGGDSGGSDGGSDSGGSSGGVECNPVMAPWGITQHCTETSTGGSDSGGGSSSGGNNDDDKDKDDDEKDDDEKDDDEKDDDKVECNPTGAGSQWGLTGCTEKDDKDKDDDDKDDDKDDDKDEDEDNDEEKEDCRDTNVAFFGPVTTGAAGDGRYTLASAGTRTPVAYRGSGSVLLAAPGDSSPADLAAALSASSMAGVDTFQDVEDRLSMAIGLSDPPPRPIKDEPDPEPKKDKPKPKPKPPGLKGCPVKTPMNVLDDIPSYPKPGDGLNRNEWGEKVEEEARKHKLTENFTKEDALIIADYTGSWAEDANKYLRGQPVPGSRVNSVPKFIEKMDTALEHLPPVEGTFYRGTFMPDELLEKYANGEEVEMPEYLSTSSDPAKADRAAENAKANGRKGENVLMEITTDNGRNIDPLSRYRGRESEVLIPRGGKFVKTGETTKIIGGKEYKVIQVKQVD, from the coding sequence TTGTCGGACTCACAGGGCCTGATGTTCCGGGCCGGCATTCCCACGCAACGCTGGGAGTTGCCCAGGTCACTCGCCGCCACCCGGGTACTGCTCTACCTGATGTTCGCGCTCACCCTGCTGGGCGGCATAGGTGTGCTGAACTCGCTGCTGGAGCTGGGCAGCCACATCACGCCGGCGCTGACTCTGGCGGCGCTGTACGCGATGGCGCCGGGTGTCGGCGCGGTGATACTGGCGCGGCGCCTGTGGACCGGCGGGAAGGTCGTCTGGATGGCGTTGATCGCTCTCCAGGCGTGGCTGCTGGTCGGCAGCGTCGTGAATCTGTACGCGGGTTCGGCGCGGGGAGTCACCCAACTGCTGTTGCCGGGGGCGCTGTTGGCGCTGGTGAGTGTGGGGGCGAGCCGGACCTGGTTCGAACTGCCGGCGGAACAGCGGGCCGTACGGCCGCGCTGGTCGCGCGAGCGGCTGCGGGGGGCTGTTCCGTCGATTCCGCACATGATCGGGTGGCGGCGGAACCGGGGTCAGTCGACGGTCGAGTACGCGGGCATGGTCGGCGTGGTCGCCCTGATCATCGGCGCGCTGCTTCTCACCGGCGTGGGACCCCAGATCGCGAACGGCCTCCAGACGGCGGTCTGCAACATCCTGGGCGGCGACTGCGAGAGCGACTCGGTCGCCGGGGGCGGCGGTGAGTCCGGCGGGGGTTCCAACGGGGGCGGTTCCGAGGGGGGCGGGGACAACGGTGGCTCTGGTTCCGACGGGGGTGGCTCCGATGGCGGTTCGGATGGGGGCGGTTCTGACGGCGGTTCGGACGGTGGCGGTGACAACGGCGGTTCGGACGGCGGGGGTTCGGACGGCGGTAGCGACAACGGTGGCGGTTCGGACGGTGGCGGCGACAACGGTGGGTCCGATGGTGGTGGGTCCGACGGCGGCGGGGACAACGGCGGGGGTTCGAACGGCGGCGGGTCTGACGGGGGCGGTTCGGACGGGGGTGGCTCCGATGGCGGTTCGGACGGTGGCGGGTCCGATGGCGGTGGGTCTGACGGCGGTGGGTCTGACGGCGGTGGCGACAACGGTGGTTCGGACGGGGGCGGTTCGGACGGTGGTGGCTCCAACGGTGGTGGGTCCAGCGGCGGCGGTTCCGATGGCGGTGGCGACAACGGCGGTTCGGACGGCGGGAGTTCCAGCGGTGGGGGGTCTGACGGTGGCGGTGACAACGGCGGTTCGGACAGCGGGGGTTCGGACGGCGGTAGCGACAGCGGCGGTGGGTCCGACGGTGGGGGCTCCGATGGCGGTGGCGACAACGGTGGTTCGGACGGGGGCGGTTCCGACGGCGGTGGTTCGAGTGGCGGCGGGTCCAACGGTGGCGGTTCGAGCGGTGGTGGCTCGAACGGTGGTGGCTCCAACGGTGGCGGTTCCAGCGGCGGTGGCTCCAATGGCGGTTCGGACAGCGGCGGTTCCGACAGCGGGGGTTCGGACAGCGGCGGCTCTGACGGTGGCGGCGACAGCGGCGGGTCCGACGGTGGTTCCGACAGCGGTGGTTCGAGCGGCGGTGTCGAGTGCAACCCGGTGATGGCCCCCTGGGGCATAACGCAGCACTGCACGGAAACCAGCACCGGTGGTTCAGACTCCGGCGGTGGGAGCAGCAGCGGCGGCAACAACGATGACGACAAGGACAAGGACGACGACGAGAAGGACGACGACGAGAAGGACGACGACGAGAAGGACGACGACAAGGTCGAGTGCAACCCCACCGGGGCCGGGTCTCAATGGGGCCTGACCGGCTGCACTGAGAAGGACGACAAGGACAAGGACGACGACGACAAGGACGACGACAAGGACGACGACAAGGACGAGGACGAGGACAACGACGAAGAGAAGGAAGACTGCCGGGACACCAACGTCGCCTTCTTCGGGCCGGTAACCACCGGCGCCGCCGGCGACGGGCGCTACACGCTTGCCTCGGCCGGTACTCGTACCCCTGTCGCCTACCGCGGCAGCGGCTCCGTCCTCCTGGCAGCTCCCGGAGACTCCTCTCCGGCGGACCTCGCGGCGGCGCTGTCCGCGAGCTCCATGGCCGGTGTCGACACGTTCCAGGATGTCGAGGACAGGCTCAGCATGGCGATCGGGCTCAGCGACCCGCCGCCTCGGCCGATCAAGGACGAGCCCGACCCCGAGCCGAAGAAGGACAAGCCGAAGCCGAAGCCGAAGCCCCCGGGTCTCAAGGGCTGCCCCGTCAAGACCCCGATGAACGTCCTGGACGACATCCCGAGCTACCCGAAGCCCGGGGATGGCCTCAACAGGAACGAGTGGGGCGAGAAGGTCGAGGAAGAAGCCAGGAAGCACAAGCTCACGGAGAACTTCACCAAGGAAGACGCGCTGATCATCGCGGACTACACGGGCTCCTGGGCCGAGGACGCGAACAAGTACCTGCGCGGTCAGCCCGTCCCGGGCAGCCGGGTGAACTCGGTACCGAAGTTCATCGAGAAGATGGACACCGCTCTGGAGCACCTGCCGCCCGTCGAGGGCACGTTCTACCGGGGCACGTTCATGCCGGATGAACTGCTGGAGAAGTACGCCAACGGTGAAGAGGTCGAGATGCCCGAGTACCTCAGCACCTCCAGCGACCCGGCGAAGGCCGACCGCGCCGCCGAGAACGCGAAGGCCAACGGCCGGAAGGGCGAGAACGTCCTGATGGAGATCACGACCGACAACGGCCGCAACATCGACCCGCTCTCCCGCTACCGGGGCAGGGAGTCGGAGGTCCTCATCCCGCGCGGCGGCAAGTTCGTGAAGACGGGCGAGACGACGAAGATCATCGGCGGCAAGGAGTACAAGGTCATCCAGGTGAAGCAGGTCGACTGA
- a CDS encoding scabin-related ADP-ribosyltransferase, translated as MFGLTLLGGVDVLNSLLELGTRVSFSVSLAAAYAMVPGIVAAVLARRLWTGGQAVWFTLIALQAWLLIGSVVNLYGGSARGVSQLLLPGALLALVSVGASRAWFELPAEQRAVRPRLTLEKLRREGMPSIPHLIKWRRNRGQSTVEYVGMVSVVALIIGALLLTGAGTQIATGLQTAVCNILGGECESDSVSHPGHSGGGDNVGGGDNGGSDGGGDNGGGSDGGSDSGGGSDGGGSDGGSDSGGGDNGGSDSGGGSDGGSDSGGGSDGGGDNGGSDGGSDNGGGSDGGSDSGGGSDGGGDNGGSDGGSDGGGGDSGGSDGGSDSGGSDGGGDSGGSDGGGDSGGDSGGSDGGSDSGGSSGGVECNTVMAPWGMMQSCHETSTGGSDSGGGSDGGGDNGGSGGGSDGGGDSGGSDSGGSDGGSDSGGGSDGGGDSGGGSDGGSDSGGGSDGGGDSGGGSDGGSDSGGDSGGSDGGSDSGGSSGGVQCIPVMAPWGMMQNCTETGTGGSDSGGGSDGGSDGGGDSGGGDSGGDSGGNSSGGLIGSMSAGLTGGVSGGSSGGNNSGGSSGGEEEEEEEEEEEEEEEEEDDCRDTQAAFYGSVITGGSGSGRYILASAGPRTHVVASGDLLVAAPPAPSPMDLARAVSGSSLAGVDTFQDVKNRFTVAIGLNDQPVHPKPDTKPEPEPEPEPGPADCPLPPDPRDNPHPEVAVTEVDTSKLPKNTKWRTTDETLYRFDDRPPEEVFVDDFEPKNPDNMDLYNYVDKNTESGFVSTTTREKPVPFYGQDYVYEIDAPGGIDVNKTFGPNSPHSGEDEIAFPGGIDSKYIKGAWKLNPDGTRTGEFIENEYYESPDERGED; from the coding sequence ATGTTTGGCCTCACGCTGCTGGGCGGCGTGGACGTGCTGAACTCCCTGCTGGAGCTGGGCACTCGTGTCTCGTTCTCGGTGAGTCTGGCGGCGGCGTACGCGATGGTGCCGGGGATCGTCGCCGCGGTTCTGGCGCGGCGGCTGTGGACCGGTGGCCAGGCGGTCTGGTTCACGTTGATCGCCCTCCAGGCCTGGCTGTTGATTGGCAGCGTTGTCAATCTGTATGGCGGGTCGGCGCGGGGGGTCAGTCAACTGCTGCTGCCGGGCGCCTTGTTGGCGCTGGTGAGTGTGGGGGCGAGCCGGGCCTGGTTCGAACTGCCGGCGGAACAGCGGGCCGTGAGGCCCCGCTTGACGCTTGAGAAGTTGCGGCGGGAAGGGATGCCGTCGATTCCGCACCTGATCAAGTGGCGCCGGAATCGGGGTCAGTCGACGGTCGAGTACGTCGGCATGGTCAGCGTGGTCGCCCTGATCATCGGCGCGCTTCTCCTCACGGGCGCGGGAACCCAGATCGCGACCGGTCTCCAGACGGCGGTCTGCAACATCCTCGGCGGCGAATGCGAGAGCGACTCGGTCTCTCATCCCGGTCATTCGGGTGGCGGTGACAACGTTGGCGGCGGCGACAACGGTGGTTCTGACGGTGGTGGCGACAACGGCGGCGGTTCCGACGGTGGGTCTGACTCCGGTGGCGGTTCCGACGGCGGTGGTTCTGACGGCGGTTCGGACAGCGGTGGCGGTGACAATGGCGGGTCGGACAGCGGCGGTGGTTCGGACGGCGGTTCCGACAGCGGCGGTGGTTCCGACGGTGGCGGTGACAACGGTGGCTCCGACGGCGGTTCGGACAACGGTGGCGGGTCCGACGGTGGCAGCGACTCCGGTGGTGGTTCCGACGGTGGCGGTGACAACGGCGGTAGCGACGGCGGTTCGGATGGCGGCGGCGGTGACTCCGGAGGGTCTGACGGCGGCAGTGACTCCGGCGGTTCCGACGGTGGCGGTGATTCCGGCGGTTCTGACGGTGGTGGCGACTCCGGCGGTGACAGTGGTGGCTCCGACGGTGGTTCCGACAGCGGCGGTTCGAGTGGCGGTGTTGAGTGCAACACGGTCATGGCCCCTTGGGGGATGATGCAGAGCTGCCACGAGACCAGCACGGGCGGGTCTGACTCCGGTGGTGGTTCCGACGGTGGCGGTGACAACGGCGGTAGCGGCGGCGGTTCGGATGGCGGCGGCGACAGCGGCGGCAGTGACTCCGGAGGGTCTGACGGCGGCAGTGACTCCGGCGGCGGGTCTGACGGTGGTGGCGACTCCGGCGGCGGGTCTGACGGCGGCAGTGACTCCGGCGGCGGGTCTGACGGTGGTGGCGACTCCGGCGGAGGGTCTGACGGCGGCAGTGACTCCGGCGGTGACAGTGGTGGCTCCGACGGCGGCTCGGACAGCGGCGGTTCGAGCGGCGGTGTCCAGTGCATCCCGGTGATGGCCCCTTGGGGCATGATGCAGAACTGCACCGAGACCGGCACCGGCGGGTCTGATTCCGGCGGCGGTTCGGACGGCGGTTCTGACGGTGGCGGCGACAGCGGCGGCGGTGACTCCGGTGGCGACAGCGGCGGGAACTCCAGCGGTGGTCTGATCGGTAGCATGTCCGCTGGCCTGACCGGTGGCGTCAGTGGTGGAAGTTCCGGTGGCAACAACTCCGGTGGCAGCAGTGGCGGTGAGGAGGAAGAAGAAGAAGAGGAGGAGGAAGAGGAGGAGGAGGAGGAAGAGGACGACTGCCGGGACACCCAAGCCGCCTTCTACGGCAGTGTGATCACCGGCGGATCCGGCAGCGGTCGCTACATACTCGCCTCGGCCGGTCCTCGTACGCACGTTGTCGCCAGTGGCGACCTGCTTGTCGCGGCTCCCCCCGCTCCTTCCCCGATGGACCTGGCACGGGCGGTGTCGGGGAGCTCCCTGGCCGGTGTCGACACGTTCCAGGACGTGAAGAACCGGTTCACCGTCGCCATCGGGCTCAACGACCAGCCGGTTCACCCGAAGCCCGACACGAAACCGGAGCCCGAGCCGGAGCCGGAGCCGGGGCCGGCGGACTGCCCGCTTCCGCCCGACCCGAGGGACAACCCTCATCCGGAAGTCGCGGTCACGGAAGTTGACACGTCGAAGCTCCCCAAGAACACGAAGTGGCGTACCACCGACGAGACTCTGTACCGCTTCGACGACCGTCCGCCGGAGGAAGTCTTCGTGGACGACTTCGAGCCGAAGAACCCGGACAACATGGATCTGTACAACTACGTGGACAAGAACACGGAGTCCGGGTTCGTCTCGACAACGACGAGGGAAAAGCCTGTGCCCTTCTACGGGCAGGACTACGTCTACGAGATCGACGCGCCGGGTGGAATCGATGTCAACAAGACCTTCGGGCCCAACAGCCCCCATTCCGGAGAAGATGAGATCGCCTTCCCCGGCGGGATCGATTCGAAGTACATCAAGGGCGCGTGGAAGCTCAATCCGGACGGCACCAGGACCGGAGAGTTCATAGAGAACGAGTACTACGAGTCGCCGGACGAGCGGGGAGAGGACTGA
- a CDS encoding helix-turn-helix domain-containing protein, with product MARAENKVTAGNATRLVAHIARMMRLQKGMTQEQVGVETGFSAAAISAMETCAQPASDQMLVALGRVLGDELGIFEEAREFVRLDKYPAQFKNYVLLEQKAVGLCLYATLVVHGLFQTEAYARALIGGGYPPLPEERVEELVEARMARKALLDRDPVALIELIVEEGVLRRTIGSQEVMRDQLSHLAECAKRRNVTLQVLPLDCGLLGEYAGARGEMEMVETPDHDRLVYLEPQDESLLISDAAKVSTYAQRYAKIRSQALGPRESLGLIERLAGDRE from the coding sequence ATGGCGCGAGCGGAAAACAAGGTAACGGCGGGAAACGCCACGCGGTTGGTGGCGCACATCGCCCGCATGATGCGCCTGCAGAAAGGGATGACGCAGGAACAGGTCGGCGTCGAAACGGGCTTCTCGGCGGCGGCGATCAGCGCGATGGAGACGTGCGCGCAGCCGGCGAGCGACCAGATGCTGGTGGCGCTCGGACGGGTGCTGGGTGACGAGCTCGGCATCTTCGAAGAGGCGCGGGAGTTCGTACGGCTGGACAAGTACCCGGCCCAGTTCAAGAACTACGTGCTGCTGGAACAGAAGGCGGTGGGCCTGTGCCTGTACGCGACGCTGGTGGTGCACGGCCTGTTCCAGACGGAGGCGTACGCGAGGGCACTGATCGGCGGGGGCTATCCGCCGTTGCCGGAGGAGCGGGTGGAGGAGCTGGTCGAGGCGAGGATGGCGCGGAAGGCGCTGCTCGACCGGGACCCGGTGGCACTGATCGAGTTGATCGTGGAGGAGGGGGTGCTGCGCCGCACGATCGGGAGCCAAGAGGTCATGCGTGACCAGCTTTCGCACTTGGCGGAGTGCGCGAAGCGCCGTAACGTGACACTCCAGGTGCTCCCGCTGGACTGTGGCCTGCTAGGCGAGTACGCAGGCGCCCGAGGCGAGATGGAGATGGTGGAAACCCCTGACCACGACCGCCTGGTCTACCTGGAACCGCAGGACGAAAGCCTCCTGATCTCCGACGCGGCAAAGGTGAGTACCTACGCCCAGCGTTATGCGAAGATCCGATCACAGGCCCTGGGTCCTCGCGAGTCGCTGGGCCTCATCGAACGTTTGGCAGGAGATAGGGAATGA
- a CDS encoding DUF397 domain-containing protein produces MTSTLRWFKSSYSSDSGGSCVEIAFDWHKSSYSNASGGECVEVATCPHTVHVRDSKVTEGPTFAVAPAAWTTFLGWAE; encoded by the coding sequence ATGACCAGCACCTTGCGGTGGTTCAAGTCGAGCTACAGCAGCGACAGCGGCGGCAGTTGCGTCGAGATCGCCTTCGACTGGCACAAGTCCAGCTACAGCAATGCCAGCGGCGGCGAGTGCGTCGAGGTGGCCACCTGCCCCCACACCGTCCACGTCCGCGACTCGAAGGTGACCGAAGGCCCCACCTTCGCCGTGGCTCCGGCAGCCTGGACGACGTTCCTCGGCTGGGCCGAGTAA
- a CDS encoding acyl-CoA thioesterase, with translation MNTPDGQRFGIQIDVRVRQADLGRDGSASTIGMARWLEDARIRLRLHRFERLIGKGGFGPYQILLVGQRVNRLAPAGPTGTRVQVHTGVRRVGRSSFTFEQVIMVDGKHVGSGDATVVLVDNSGPLQLPDELITDLDEMRLPETGTSAAPRPHPERLQRGHYSYWATLRSRIGDVDSNQHVNFIALATWYDEAVAAFTSHSMGTSGAGPVPDLPPSSYQIQYLGEVTYPGDYEIGLTVRSVDTDSVHYELGVFHDSTCLSVADAIGPRGELTAEALEAAPTAD, from the coding sequence ATGAACACTCCTGACGGTCAGAGGTTCGGTATCCAGATCGATGTCAGGGTGCGGCAGGCCGATCTTGGTCGAGACGGCTCGGCAAGCACGATCGGCATGGCCCGCTGGCTGGAAGACGCCCGGATCCGGCTGCGGCTGCACCGCTTCGAACGCCTCATCGGTAAGGGTGGGTTCGGGCCGTACCAGATCTTGCTCGTCGGCCAACGGGTCAACCGCCTTGCTCCGGCCGGCCCGACCGGTACCCGCGTGCAAGTGCACACCGGCGTTCGCCGGGTCGGGCGCTCCTCATTCACGTTCGAACAGGTGATCATGGTCGACGGCAAGCATGTGGGCAGTGGCGACGCCACCGTCGTGCTGGTCGACAACTCGGGGCCGCTCCAGCTTCCGGACGAGCTGATCACCGATCTCGACGAGATGCGGCTACCGGAGACAGGAACGTCGGCAGCTCCCCGTCCACACCCTGAGCGCCTGCAACGTGGCCACTACTCGTACTGGGCCACGCTGCGTTCGCGGATCGGTGACGTCGACTCCAACCAGCACGTCAACTTCATCGCACTGGCCACTTGGTACGACGAGGCCGTCGCTGCCTTCACCTCGCACTCGATGGGGACAAGTGGTGCGGGCCCGGTGCCAGATCTGCCCCCTTCGTCGTACCAGATCCAGTATCTCGGTGAGGTGACCTACCCGGGCGACTACGAGATCGGGCTCACGGTCCGCTCCGTCGACACCGACTCCGTGCACTACGAACTCGGTGTCTTCCACGACAGCACCTGCCTGAGCGTGGCCGACGCCATCGGCCCCCGCGGCGAACTGACCGCCGAAGCCCTGGAAGCGGCCCCGACGGCGGACTGA